In Polypterus senegalus isolate Bchr_013 chromosome 12, ASM1683550v1, whole genome shotgun sequence, the following are encoded in one genomic region:
- the LOC120540051 gene encoding immediate early response gene 2 protein-like produces MELNIEAKRIMGLSLSKLYSSRMQKGGMRLHKSLMLSLVMRSAREIYYTTKLASSEVEPSRHEATQLVGESTNVPGVGTEESMEIGEPVVDKDSGSSSTPVEPLGERSANLPDKTVDCLGERLAATDCDKENLASPPSSSPDRQSRKRRGKATAEPEFLPSKRARMEPLEQLQANKAADDSRLVYEPTATCHSGDRLGSSMGTLVRAIVAF; encoded by the coding sequence ATGGAGCTCAACATCGAAGCCAAAAGAATAATGGGACTTTCTCTGAGTAAGCTGTACAGCTCCCGAATGCAGAAGGGGGGCATGAGGCTCCACAAAAGCTTGATGCTGTCTCTGGTGATGAGGTCCGCCCGTGAGATCTACTACACGACAAAGCTGGCGAGTAGTGAGGTCGAGCCGAGCCGGCATGAGGCGACGCAGCTTGTGGGCGAAAGCACCAACGTGCCGGGCGTGGGGACCGAGGAGAGTATGGAGATCGGAGAGCCGGTGGTGGACAAGGATAGCGGTAGCAGCAGCACTCCAGTCGAGCCTCTGGGCGAGAGGTCTGCGAACCTCCCCGACAAGACCGTGGACTGTTTGGGCGAGCGCTTAGCCGCCACGGACTGTGATAAGGAAAACCTCGCCAGCCCACCGTCGTCGTCTCCTGACAGACAGTCCAGGAAGCGCCGAGGCAAAGCCACAGCCGAGCCCGAGTTTCTACCCAGCAAGCGGGCCAGGATGGAGCCGCTGGAGCAGCTGCAGGCGAACAAAGCCGCCGATGACTCGAGGTTAGTCTACGAGCCCACGGCCACTTGCCACTCCGGAGACAGACTGGGCAGCTCCATGGGCACTCTGGTTCGAGCCATTGTTGCATTTTGA